A genomic stretch from Telmatocola sphagniphila includes:
- a CDS encoding DJ-1/PfpI family protein encodes MKAVFLLSDGFEDLQVFHILYRLREERTQVTLAAATTHKLTGLHGYVIEPDMPIHEINPSEYQLLYIPGGHSPERLRLREEAVDIARTFIQEDRLVCICGHGAQLLISAGALDGKTLTCAAGIRDDIRSAGGIYRDEPVVVDDNLISARENGDLPTLTSHLMHALSVRA; translated from the coding sequence ATGAAAGCCGTATTTCTTCTGTCGGACGGTTTTGAAGATTTGCAAGTTTTCCACATTCTTTACCGGTTGCGGGAAGAACGCACCCAGGTAACCCTGGCTGCGGCCACGACTCACAAACTCACCGGCTTGCATGGCTATGTCATCGAGCCGGATATGCCGATCCACGAGATCAATCCCTCTGAATATCAGTTGCTCTACATTCCTGGCGGCCACTCTCCCGAACGCCTGCGCCTGCGTGAGGAGGCCGTCGACATCGCTCGCACCTTCATTCAGGAAGATCGCCTGGTTTGCATCTGCGGCCATGGGGCGCAATTGCTGATTTCCGCCGGTGCTCTCGATGGGAAAACTTTGACCTGTGCCGCCGGTATTCGAGACGATATCCGTAGTGCCGGCGGCATCTACCGGGACGAACCGGTTGTGGTCGACGACAATCTGATATCGGCTCGCGAAAATGGCGATCTTCCCACTCTCACGAGCCATCTGATGCACGCCTTGAGCGTTCGAGCCTAA
- a CDS encoding BlaI/MecI/CopY family transcriptional regulator, which produces MSKLDALPTPTGRELEILKVLWEKGPSSVRVVHEFLQPADDEELAYNTVQTLLRVMEAKQLVSHHVEGRTFVYTPNFSREQSTSRFLHRVFDGAASQLVLTLLRTERLSSSELDELQQMINKAREEKVSKGSCHE; this is translated from the coding sequence ATGAGCAAATTGGATGCGCTACCCACCCCGACGGGTCGGGAATTGGAAATCCTGAAGGTACTTTGGGAAAAGGGTCCTTCGAGCGTGCGTGTCGTGCACGAATTTCTGCAGCCTGCGGATGATGAAGAACTGGCTTATAATACGGTTCAGACTCTGCTGCGGGTTATGGAAGCGAAGCAACTGGTATCGCATCATGTGGAAGGCCGGACTTTCGTCTACACGCCCAACTTCAGTCGGGAACAAAGTACTTCCCGATTTTTGCACCGGGTTTTTGACGGGGCGGCCTCACAGCTGGTTTTAACTTTACTGCGTACGGAGCGTCTTTCTTCCAGCGAGTTGGACGAACTCCAGCAGATGATCAATAAAGCTCGAGAAGAAAAGGTCTCCAAGGGGAGCTGTCATGAATAA
- a CDS encoding VPS10 domain-containing protein has product MVHRRRIGLGLCVLLFGFLSFASEVLSQQDKQEKEKDKVQDQQPSKDKKTEKAKNPDAEGPEGEQKKGRKGGGGGFGFGRNKGEPKKDYGPGAPMPPEFVRTISWRCLGPAAMGGRITALSIFEADPTTYWVATASGGLLKTINNGITFEHQFDREGTVSIGDVAVAPSDRNIVWVGTGEANPRNSVSYGDGVYKSTDGGKTWTNMGLKKSFQIGKIVIHPKNPDIVYVGALGRCYGPNEERGLFKTTDGGKTWNKIHYVDDKHGVIDLKMDPTNPDTLYVAVWARQRDEFDNYIGETLPDGLDSYDPVFKWSEKAGIYKTTDGGKNFKKLTQGLPSGKYGRVGLDLYLKDPKTLFAIIDCDKIGMGTPPKKDNAPKEAAPYLGVRGEDSEDPQGAKLTNVVSGGPADMAGLKIEDVITQLDGKLVDSYTTFVEIYQKHKPGDKLKLAYTSNNEKKMGEITVGTAPNRAGGGGGGGGGGLAKGGNPKRPYTALYAGQSPNIQEEQGPNSHEYGGIYKSTDGGESWKRINSLNPRPMYFSVIRVDPSDDKHLFVTGVSMYHSKDGGKTFTSDASRGVHADQHALWIDPKDGRHMIVGCDGGFYVSYDRAQNWDHLNHMAIGQFYHVAVSPQQPYYVYGGLQDNGSWGGPSIGLKGGSGPINEDWLNVGGGDGFVMRVDQNDPDVVYSESQNGRISWRNLKTGERGNVAPTRRPAEGKPYRFNWNTPFILSSFNQRIVYCAGEYVFRSYNRGEGMTAISPEITRTKRGSATALAESPLKADVLWVGTDDGAVWVTKNGGKDWTNVTEKFGLKKPLGVATIEASRFIEGRAYVAFDGHRSDDDDPYLFVTEDYGTTWKPIRNNLPIGSSRCLREDIENPNLLFCGTEFSIFASTDRGGNWVKLNANLPTVAVHEIAFHPTAGEAVIATHGRSIWIADISALRQLATDVIKSEKPVLLKPNTLTRYPRTVATGGTNRRYAGENPKPGLPLVYILPKRAEKVSIKIFDVEGKTISDTKLPGLAGIHKQTWDVSSNGRPVPSGTYRVVLQVDDKEYSKLLKIVGDAAAGPRFGGGEEDEDEDREEENEMEKDKDK; this is encoded by the coding sequence ATGGTTCACCGCAGAAGAATCGGCTTGGGCTTATGCGTTCTCTTATTTGGATTTCTGAGTTTCGCCTCGGAAGTCCTCTCGCAACAGGACAAACAGGAAAAAGAAAAAGACAAGGTCCAAGACCAGCAACCGAGCAAGGATAAGAAAACCGAAAAAGCTAAAAATCCCGATGCGGAAGGCCCCGAAGGCGAGCAGAAAAAAGGGAGGAAGGGCGGTGGGGGAGGCTTCGGCTTCGGTCGCAACAAAGGCGAACCGAAGAAAGATTACGGCCCGGGTGCACCGATGCCCCCCGAATTTGTGCGAACGATTTCCTGGCGCTGCCTGGGCCCGGCTGCCATGGGTGGCCGAATTACTGCACTCTCAATTTTCGAAGCCGACCCAACGACGTACTGGGTCGCCACGGCTTCCGGCGGTCTTCTCAAAACAATCAATAACGGAATCACCTTCGAGCATCAATTCGATCGCGAGGGCACCGTCAGCATTGGGGATGTGGCCGTGGCTCCCTCCGATCGCAATATCGTCTGGGTTGGTACGGGGGAAGCCAACCCGCGCAATTCCGTCAGCTACGGCGATGGCGTCTATAAATCGACCGACGGCGGTAAAACCTGGACCAATATGGGTTTGAAGAAAAGCTTCCAGATCGGGAAGATCGTGATTCATCCCAAGAACCCCGACATCGTTTATGTCGGCGCACTCGGCCGATGCTACGGGCCCAATGAAGAGCGCGGACTGTTCAAAACTACTGATGGCGGCAAAACCTGGAACAAGATTCATTACGTCGACGATAAGCACGGCGTCATCGATCTGAAGATGGACCCTACCAATCCAGACACTCTGTATGTGGCGGTCTGGGCCCGACAAAGGGATGAGTTCGATAACTACATCGGCGAAACCCTGCCCGATGGTCTGGACAGCTACGATCCTGTATTCAAATGGTCGGAAAAAGCCGGTATCTACAAAACAACCGATGGTGGTAAGAACTTCAAGAAACTGACGCAGGGACTACCCAGCGGCAAATATGGCCGTGTCGGATTGGATCTCTACCTGAAAGATCCGAAGACCCTGTTTGCCATCATCGATTGCGACAAAATTGGGATGGGAACCCCGCCCAAAAAAGACAACGCCCCGAAAGAGGCCGCCCCTTATCTCGGCGTTCGTGGGGAAGACTCGGAGGATCCGCAAGGCGCCAAGTTGACGAACGTCGTCTCCGGCGGCCCCGCCGACATGGCCGGGTTGAAAATCGAAGACGTCATCACGCAACTCGATGGCAAACTGGTCGATTCATACACGACTTTCGTCGAAATTTACCAAAAGCACAAACCGGGCGACAAGCTGAAACTGGCCTACACCAGCAACAACGAAAAGAAGATGGGCGAAATCACCGTTGGAACTGCTCCTAATCGAGCCGGTGGTGGTGGCGGAGGAGGTGGCGGTGGCCTGGCCAAGGGCGGGAATCCCAAACGGCCTTATACCGCTTTGTATGCGGGTCAGAGCCCCAACATTCAGGAGGAACAAGGCCCCAATAGCCACGAATATGGTGGCATCTACAAGAGCACCGATGGCGGCGAAAGCTGGAAACGAATCAACAGTCTCAATCCCCGACCGATGTATTTCAGCGTGATTCGCGTCGATCCCAGCGATGACAAGCATCTCTTTGTTACCGGCGTCAGCATGTATCACTCCAAAGACGGCGGCAAAACATTTACCTCCGATGCCAGTCGGGGTGTCCATGCCGATCAACATGCCTTGTGGATCGATCCCAAGGATGGACGACATATGATCGTCGGCTGCGATGGAGGATTCTACGTCAGCTACGACCGGGCGCAGAATTGGGACCACCTCAACCATATGGCCATAGGCCAGTTCTACCATGTGGCCGTCAGTCCACAGCAGCCTTACTACGTCTATGGCGGGTTGCAGGATAACGGCTCCTGGGGAGGACCGAGCATCGGACTTAAAGGTGGAAGCGGACCCATCAACGAAGACTGGCTGAACGTCGGCGGCGGTGATGGCTTCGTGATGCGGGTCGATCAGAACGATCCCGATGTGGTTTATTCGGAAAGTCAAAACGGCCGCATCTCCTGGCGAAACCTGAAAACTGGCGAACGCGGTAACGTTGCTCCCACGCGCCGTCCCGCCGAGGGTAAGCCGTATCGCTTTAACTGGAACACTCCTTTTATTCTGAGCAGCTTCAACCAGCGTATCGTTTACTGTGCCGGAGAATATGTCTTCCGTTCCTACAATCGCGGCGAAGGCATGACGGCTATTTCCCCGGAAATCACCCGGACTAAACGCGGAAGCGCCACCGCTCTTGCCGAGTCTCCGCTGAAGGCCGATGTGCTCTGGGTGGGTACTGACGACGGGGCCGTCTGGGTCACCAAAAACGGCGGTAAGGATTGGACGAATGTTACCGAAAAATTCGGCTTGAAGAAACCACTAGGCGTGGCCACTATTGAAGCTTCCCGCTTCATCGAAGGTCGGGCTTACGTCGCTTTCGATGGTCATCGTTCCGACGACGACGATCCTTATCTGTTCGTTACCGAGGATTACGGCACTACCTGGAAGCCGATTCGGAATAATCTTCCCATCGGTTCTTCCCGCTGCCTGCGCGAAGATATCGAAAATCCCAACCTGCTCTTCTGCGGCACCGAGTTCTCGATTTTTGCTTCGACGGATCGCGGCGGCAATTGGGTGAAACTGAATGCCAATCTTCCCACTGTGGCCGTTCACGAAATTGCTTTCCATCCCACTGCGGGGGAAGCGGTCATTGCCACACACGGCCGAAGCATATGGATCGCGGATATTTCCGCCCTAAGGCAATTGGCTACAGACGTGATAAAATCGGAAAAACCGGTTTTATTGAAGCCGAATACGCTCACTCGTTATCCGAGAACGGTCGCCACGGGTGGAACCAATCGTCGCTACGCGGGCGAAAACCCCAAGCCGGGTCTGCCGCTGGTTTACATCCTTCCCAAACGGGCCGAAAAAGTGTCGATAAAAATCTTCGATGTCGAAGGCAAAACGATCAGCGATACCAAGCTTCCGGGATTGGCGGGGATTCACAAACAGACCTGGGATGTTTCCAGTAATGGCCGTCCTGTTCCGAGTGGAACCTATCGCGTCGTTCTGCAGGTGGATGACAAGGAATACTCGAAGCTGTTGAAGATCGTGGGCGATGCGGCTGCCGGTCCGCGATTTGGTGGCGGCGAGGAAGACGAGGATGAGGATCGGGAAGAAGAAAACGAAATGGAGAAAGATAAGGACAAGTAA
- a CDS encoding M56 family metallopeptidase: protein MNNDSLLISIRIALGGLAIWTMGYLLVKALGQPARRLRAGVFTLAASLLLIPLSFAPSWIALPWSNPWPEKNSTSTTVVEKSTTEAAPSSVMVVYTLPTRRASTVAVEPIPREQLSETIAPVLYFHWTSLIPYGIFLLSGISVVLFARLLRGTWVLRHLWQESQELSYPIKGLWKEIQTDVRISGSCRMLDPLPTAMCFGMFRPRVLIPEIMTRSNGFTALRWVLTHEANHLKRKDPLVNWLLELAGVFYFWCPTYWLLRRDMRRNQEYLADAAVAREQANTAEYAQFLIDSLGVASLPRGAAAVFPKRSELFRRVHMLIHRQENLESQPPRKWNFLTGATILASAVLVAGLGLKSQTAIAQDNKPKTEETKKSPEDELAEKQKKLKAELEKLDAERKGQNAGNVPAAPAVPVPPQIPAMPALPNFQLRVIPLEGLDNMKELQEAMKQMEALQLQLGNGQLQGFQFGNPMMLNGMNAKPRLGVRVSTPPAELIEQLELPPNQGVLVKEVVPGTPAEKAGLKPNDVLMEIGGKKVPPTSEELPKFLEGFKANENLDVKVIRKGKPEKLSGLKLPEVAKADAKMVFPQMNGLQLNGFPGGLGNFNSTSVSIVNGDFTIESRNNEESITVKGHMEGGKKDVSSVTVKAGDKSTSYDSLDKVPAQQKERVNKLLEGVR, encoded by the coding sequence ATGAATAACGACAGCCTGTTGATTTCGATCCGCATCGCTTTAGGTGGTTTAGCCATCTGGACAATGGGGTATCTGCTGGTGAAGGCTCTGGGGCAGCCCGCGCGTCGACTCCGGGCAGGCGTCTTCACTCTGGCAGCGTCTCTGTTGCTGATACCGCTCAGCTTTGCGCCCAGCTGGATTGCCCTGCCTTGGAGCAACCCGTGGCCGGAAAAGAACTCTACGTCCACTACTGTTGTCGAAAAATCCACCACCGAAGCCGCGCCTAGCTCGGTGATGGTGGTCTATACGCTCCCGACCAGGAGAGCCTCTACTGTAGCAGTAGAGCCCATCCCCCGGGAACAGCTCAGTGAAACGATCGCTCCCGTATTGTATTTTCATTGGACCAGCCTGATTCCTTATGGAATCTTCCTTCTGAGCGGGATTTCAGTGGTGTTATTCGCTCGGCTGCTCCGAGGTACCTGGGTGCTGCGTCATCTTTGGCAGGAAAGCCAGGAGCTCAGCTATCCTATCAAAGGCCTCTGGAAGGAAATTCAGACCGATGTGCGGATCTCCGGAAGTTGCAGGATGCTCGACCCGCTCCCCACGGCGATGTGCTTCGGGATGTTTCGTCCAAGAGTTTTGATTCCCGAGATTATGACTCGATCGAATGGATTCACAGCCTTACGCTGGGTGCTGACGCATGAAGCTAATCATTTGAAACGAAAAGATCCGCTGGTGAATTGGCTTCTGGAATTGGCCGGTGTGTTTTATTTCTGGTGTCCAACCTACTGGTTATTGCGACGGGACATGCGGCGAAATCAGGAGTATCTCGCCGATGCGGCCGTCGCCCGGGAGCAAGCCAATACGGCAGAATACGCCCAATTTTTAATCGACAGTCTCGGCGTGGCTTCATTACCGCGAGGAGCCGCCGCCGTGTTTCCCAAACGTTCAGAACTTTTTCGGAGAGTGCATATGTTGATTCATCGACAGGAAAATCTCGAATCCCAACCGCCCCGTAAGTGGAATTTTTTGACCGGTGCCACCATCTTAGCGTCCGCAGTCCTGGTGGCAGGTCTTGGCCTCAAGAGTCAGACAGCTATCGCGCAGGATAACAAACCCAAGACGGAAGAAACCAAGAAATCTCCCGAAGACGAATTGGCTGAAAAGCAGAAGAAACTGAAAGCAGAGCTCGAAAAACTGGACGCGGAACGAAAAGGCCAGAATGCAGGTAACGTTCCTGCAGCACCCGCCGTACCGGTACCTCCACAAATCCCGGCAATGCCCGCGCTTCCCAACTTCCAACTCCGGGTCATTCCTCTGGAAGGCTTGGATAATATGAAGGAACTTCAGGAAGCCATGAAGCAAATGGAAGCGCTGCAGCTTCAGCTGGGGAATGGCCAACTTCAGGGCTTCCAGTTTGGCAACCCGATGATGCTCAACGGCATGAATGCCAAACCTCGATTGGGCGTGCGGGTTTCGACCCCACCAGCCGAGTTGATCGAACAACTGGAACTCCCACCCAACCAGGGCGTGCTGGTGAAAGAAGTCGTTCCGGGAACGCCGGCTGAAAAGGCGGGCTTGAAACCTAACGACGTGCTGATGGAAATTGGCGGCAAGAAAGTTCCTCCCACCTCGGAAGAGTTGCCGAAGTTTCTGGAAGGCTTCAAAGCCAACGAAAACCTCGATGTGAAGGTGATCCGCAAAGGCAAACCCGAAAAATTGAGCGGTCTGAAACTTCCTGAAGTGGCCAAGGCCGATGCAAAAATGGTATTCCCGCAAATGAACGGATTGCAGTTGAACGGATTCCCGGGGGGCTTAGGTAACTTTAACAGTACGAGTGTCTCCATCGTCAATGGCGACTTCACCATCGAGTCTCGCAACAACGAGGAGAGTATTACCGTTAAGGGGCATATGGAAGGTGGCAAGAAGGATGTGTCCAGCGTGACCGTTAAAGCGGGAGACAAGTCGACCAGTTACGACAGTCTCGACAAAGTTCCCGCTCAGCAGAAGGAAAGAGTGAATAAGCTGCTGGAAGGTGTTCGGTAA
- a CDS encoding glycosyltransferase family protein codes for MTRGFLIPDLEYRFHARQVTLRARQLHNNQARARVLSLAGGGPFAQALPDNSLVTLSHKNRLLPPAGWLELYHWLKTESLDHLEVWGRSALRAFIAIRKFRRVQLRWTYHPLIGEKISQWDRYCLRGCEAVVISGAGYGEIWHSCQEHAPVLMGEPVTGGHLTPLSLPENARILVSYGQMDRFDSFVQLLWAFDVLRRLEPCLHLVLIGEGLAKNRLIQFENSINPGNTQVHFLPEYEAISHWLSIASAVWIPADPHGGICRTLESLQFTKPVFAPRFRHLELSVPNSPALDWYDDSEPIQLSNGTRRRLLG; via the coding sequence ATGACGCGCGGTTTTTTGATTCCGGATCTCGAGTATCGCTTTCACGCCCGACAGGTTACGCTGCGGGCACGGCAACTTCACAATAATCAGGCGAGAGCACGCGTACTTTCTCTGGCGGGTGGCGGGCCGTTCGCCCAAGCGCTTCCCGATAATTCCCTGGTCACGTTGTCGCATAAAAATCGCCTGCTCCCTCCGGCCGGTTGGCTCGAGCTTTACCATTGGTTGAAGACAGAATCCCTCGATCATCTTGAGGTCTGGGGACGAAGTGCCTTGAGGGCTTTCATTGCAATTCGGAAATTTCGCCGAGTACAACTACGCTGGACTTACCATCCGCTTATCGGAGAAAAAATATCGCAGTGGGATCGCTACTGTCTCCGTGGGTGCGAGGCTGTCGTAATTTCCGGCGCTGGCTACGGTGAAATATGGCATTCTTGCCAGGAGCACGCTCCCGTTTTGATGGGCGAACCCGTAACGGGTGGTCATTTAACGCCACTCTCTCTTCCTGAGAATGCCCGAATCCTAGTCAGCTATGGCCAGATGGATCGCTTCGATTCGTTTGTGCAACTCTTGTGGGCCTTCGACGTGCTTCGCCGATTGGAACCATGCCTGCACCTGGTTTTAATTGGAGAAGGATTGGCAAAAAATCGGCTGATTCAATTTGAAAACTCCATCAATCCCGGGAACACACAAGTCCACTTTTTGCCGGAATATGAAGCCATTTCGCATTGGTTATCGATTGCTTCGGCAGTCTGGATACCCGCCGATCCACACGGCGGAATATGCCGGACTCTAGAGTCCCTTCAATTCACTAAACCAGTATTTGCCCCGCGTTTTCGGCATCTGGAGTTGTCCGTTCCGAACTCCCCGGCGCTGGATTGGTATGACGACAGCGAACCGATCCAATTGAGCAATGGGACTCGCCGAAGACTACTGGGATAA
- a CDS encoding dipeptidase — translation MTHRYLLLFAAALGVFPAPLVAQETKSKRGLVTVTPEALAIHQEAIVVDGHNDLPWQYRAKKDFSFKTIDITKNQPELHTDLPRLRKGGMGAQFWAAYVDASVRPRSQSVKETLEQIDVIHRMVKTYPQDLEMAYTVDDILRIHKTGKIASLIGVEGGHSIDNSIGTLRTFYMLGVRYMTLTHSETLDWADSATDKPKNNGLSPFGEEIVHEMNRLGMMVDLSHVSPDTMRHVLRITKVPVIFSHSSARAIADHPRNVPDDVLKEVKKNNGVVMVNFFPGFVSPEGARLSQRMFEEYREMKEKIKDEKELERAWKEHVKAMKTPPCSIHDVVDHIEHIIKVAGIDHVGLGSDFDGISAVPTQLEDVSTYPKITQELLNRGYKKEEILKVLGSNLLRVMRAVEQAAAK, via the coding sequence ATGACTCACCGTTATCTTCTCTTATTCGCGGCTGCATTGGGCGTATTTCCTGCACCGCTTGTGGCACAGGAAACCAAGTCCAAACGGGGACTCGTAACCGTAACCCCGGAGGCTTTGGCCATCCACCAGGAAGCGATTGTTGTAGATGGTCACAACGATCTGCCCTGGCAATATCGCGCCAAAAAAGACTTCTCTTTTAAGACGATTGATATCACCAAAAATCAGCCGGAATTGCATACCGATTTGCCGAGATTGCGAAAAGGGGGTATGGGCGCACAATTCTGGGCGGCCTATGTCGATGCCTCTGTCCGGCCTCGCTCGCAATCGGTCAAGGAAACCCTGGAACAGATCGATGTGATTCACCGCATGGTGAAAACCTATCCCCAGGATCTGGAGATGGCGTATACGGTCGATGATATTTTGCGCATTCACAAGACCGGCAAAATCGCTTCGCTGATCGGTGTGGAAGGGGGCCATTCGATCGACAACTCCATCGGTACCCTGCGCACTTTCTATATGCTGGGAGTTCGGTACATGACCTTGACCCACTCCGAGACGCTCGATTGGGCGGACTCGGCCACGGATAAGCCGAAAAACAATGGCCTTTCACCTTTTGGTGAAGAGATCGTTCACGAGATGAATCGACTAGGTATGATGGTCGATCTCTCCCACGTCTCGCCCGATACCATGCGGCATGTGCTGCGAATCACCAAAGTTCCCGTCATCTTTTCTCATTCGTCCGCTCGGGCAATCGCCGATCATCCCCGTAATGTTCCAGATGATGTTCTGAAAGAGGTCAAGAAAAACAACGGTGTGGTGATGGTCAATTTCTTCCCGGGATTTGTTTCCCCGGAAGGGGCTCGATTGAGCCAGCGAATGTTTGAGGAATACCGGGAAATGAAAGAAAAAATCAAGGATGAGAAAGAACTGGAGCGAGCCTGGAAAGAGCACGTGAAAGCGATGAAAACCCCTCCCTGCAGCATCCACGACGTGGTGGATCACATCGAGCACATCATCAAAGTCGCCGGGATCGATCACGTGGGATTGGGTTCCGATTTCGATGGCATCAGTGCTGTGCCGACCCAATTGGAGGATGTGTCAACTTATCCGAAGATCACTCAGGAACTGCTGAACCGCGGCTATAAGAAGGAGGAAATCCTTAAGGTGTTGGGCAGTAATCTTTTGCGAGTGATGCGAGCCGTGGAGCAGGCGGCCGCAAAGTAG
- the hpt gene encoding hypoxanthine phosphoribosyltransferase, whose amino-acid sequence MRDRPIQTMISAAEIQKRVDEVAAEITKVYGDQPITIVGVLTGCLVFLADLIRRLEMPLRIALVQASSYRGTSTTSGQLKVQDDLLPDLRGKHLLILDDILDTGQTLHYMVGHMHKLGAASVRVAVLLRKVGRQKIPLDPDFFGFEIPDAFVVGYGLDYDDEYRNLPYIGILGGVVDP is encoded by the coding sequence ATGCGCGATCGGCCGATTCAGACGATGATTTCTGCGGCGGAGATTCAGAAGCGGGTGGATGAAGTCGCAGCCGAGATCACCAAAGTATATGGCGATCAACCGATAACCATCGTCGGTGTTTTAACCGGTTGCCTGGTGTTTCTGGCCGACCTCATTCGTCGACTCGAGATGCCTTTGCGAATCGCTCTGGTACAAGCCTCCAGTTATCGGGGCACCTCCACCACTTCCGGCCAACTCAAAGTTCAAGACGATTTATTACCAGACCTGCGCGGCAAACATCTGCTGATTCTCGACGATATTCTCGATACAGGTCAGACGTTGCACTACATGGTTGGTCATATGCACAAACTGGGCGCGGCCTCCGTGCGAGTGGCGGTGCTGCTGCGTAAAGTCGGTCGCCAGAAAATTCCCCTCGATCCCGATTTCTTCGGCTTCGAAATCCCCGACGCGTTCGTGGTGGGCTATGGTCTCGACTACGACGATGAATATCGGAACCTGCCCTACATTGGCATCCTTGGCGGTGTTGTCGATCCCTAA
- the msrA gene encoding peptide-methionine (S)-S-oxide reductase MsrA: protein MSENTEIATLGGGCFWCVEAVLELLEGVILVESGYSGGWAKNPSYREVCAGQTDHAEVVQVTFDPTKISYRDLVIAFLLSHDPTTLNRQGADVGTQYRSVIFYHTEEQKKTAEEVIREIGEKKIYPQPIVTQIAPAVTFYMAEDYHQEYFRNNPEQGYCAAVIAPKVTKFRKMFLEQLKKK, encoded by the coding sequence ATGAGTGAAAATACCGAAATTGCAACTTTGGGTGGGGGCTGCTTCTGGTGCGTCGAAGCGGTACTGGAGTTGTTGGAAGGGGTAATCCTGGTCGAATCGGGTTACAGCGGCGGTTGGGCAAAGAACCCCAGCTATCGGGAAGTTTGTGCGGGACAAACAGACCATGCCGAGGTGGTGCAGGTCACCTTCGATCCGACGAAAATTTCGTATCGCGATCTGGTGATCGCTTTCTTATTATCGCATGATCCTACAACGCTAAATCGACAAGGCGCGGACGTCGGTACGCAGTACCGCTCGGTGATTTTTTATCACACCGAGGAACAGAAAAAGACGGCGGAAGAGGTCATCCGCGAGATTGGTGAAAAGAAGATCTATCCTCAACCGATTGTGACCCAAATTGCCCCGGCAGTGACCTTTTACATGGCAGAAGATTATCACCAGGAGTATTTTCGCAATAATCCGGAACAGGGATACTGCGCCGCGGTCATTGCTCCCAAGGTCACAAAGTTTCGAAAGATGTTTTTGGAGCAGTTGAAGAAGAAGTAA
- a CDS encoding alpha/beta hydrolase has protein sequence MPRSPISLQTRPIEGFYASELTKPQVLPVRTFLPTGYEPNYPYPLIVLFHRHGGNDDQVLKIAPRLSRRNYICISLRGPKATGLREDGREGYSWGESGEFDDFIEEYMLRAVEMTRRSYHVHSERIFLAGIEEGATQAYRLGLKMPEKLAGLISLNGSLPKPVEGQPLLKYPEIRGMRTFIGHGSLNENISINDAKRDSRLLYSAGLDVSFQSYETNHKLHPHMMRDLNRWIMDNVSTELDSWIVEEV, from the coding sequence ATGCCGCGCAGTCCGATTTCTCTGCAAACACGGCCAATCGAAGGTTTTTATGCCTCCGAACTCACGAAGCCGCAGGTGCTTCCGGTTCGAACATTTCTCCCCACAGGTTACGAACCCAATTATCCCTACCCTCTGATCGTGCTGTTTCACCGACATGGCGGAAACGATGATCAAGTGCTGAAAATCGCTCCCCGCTTGAGCCGACGGAACTACATCTGCATCAGTCTTCGCGGCCCTAAAGCTACGGGACTTCGGGAAGATGGACGCGAAGGTTACAGTTGGGGGGAATCGGGCGAGTTTGACGATTTTATCGAAGAATACATGCTGCGAGCCGTCGAAATGACCCGACGCAGCTACCATGTGCACTCCGAGCGGATTTTCCTGGCTGGTATCGAAGAAGGGGCTACCCAGGCCTACCGCCTCGGCCTCAAGATGCCCGAGAAGCTCGCAGGGCTGATTTCTCTGAACGGCTCATTGCCCAAACCAGTGGAAGGCCAACCCCTCCTGAAGTATCCCGAAATACGTGGTATGCGAACCTTCATCGGTCACGGCAGCCTCAATGAGAACATTTCGATCAACGATGCGAAACGCGATTCTCGGCTCCTTTACAGTGCAGGTCTCGATGTCTCCTTCCAGAGTTACGAGACCAACCATAAACTGCACCCCCATATGATGCGGGACCTCAACCGCTGGATCATGGACAACGTTTCCACGGAACTCGATAGCTGGATCGTCGAAGAAGTCTAA